From the genome of Kosmotoga arenicorallina S304, one region includes:
- the ybeY gene encoding rRNA maturation RNase YbeY, whose product MKIAIENQTAKIINLEKLEALIKNVIVDELGNEPNTELDLLLTDDAEIAKLNAKYRKKEGPTDVLSFEYGLDEDVIGDMIISLETIERQAKDYGNSFEEELSLMIIHGLLHILGYEHENDEEEAKEMFQRQRKYFDKFVKEG is encoded by the coding sequence ATGAAAATCGCAATAGAAAACCAAACAGCAAAGATAATCAATCTTGAAAAACTTGAAGCTTTGATAAAAAATGTAATTGTTGATGAACTTGGGAACGAACCCAATACAGAACTGGACCTTTTGCTCACTGACGATGCGGAAATCGCGAAATTGAATGCGAAGTACAGGAAAAAGGAAGGCCCTACTGATGTGCTTTCTTTTGAATATGGGCTTGATGAAGATGTTATTGGCGATATGATAATCTCCCTTGAAACCATTGAACGCCAAGCAAAAGACTATGGAAACAGTTTTGAGGAAGAATTGAGTTTGATGATAATCCACGGATTATTGCACATTCTTGGCTATGAACACGAAAATGATGAAGAAGAAGCGAAAGAGATGTTTCAACGTCAGCGAAAATATTTTGATAAATTTGTCAAGGAGGGATAA
- a CDS encoding sigma 54-interacting transcriptional regulator, translating to MNYRAIMVGEGLKELEAFNWFSNIYELDFDYLVNTGRDIPTLLFIDGSSYDEKVLQDWLYAFTNIILINNNPIRAFIIKGYSEEVNTFKGYYRVIGGPKSSRQIIQEVINRIESQLSRIVGVSRKIVELKKMLVLSMFYDGSVMILGKTGTGKNLLAEVLAEVSPRWNKPFYSMNCAAIPETLLESELFGYKKGAFTGADTEKKGLIELANTGTLFLDEIGDMPANLQAKILSITENREFFKIGDTQPKRVDVRFITATNRTEDTALRNDLRFRLSAIKIELPPLKERKGDIPIIFDNVLKKKGYLLTFKNLPNEIKDIFLEYDYPGNIRELLNMIEEYLTVNTVVYMKTTKNLDELTHLLTEEAKIRYVTKGLTYKEFLNSLHKLITRELLEQRINDLEGDVNLLSREFGLTPRRLRDLIAKLRSEKSSD from the coding sequence GTGAATTACAGAGCAATAATGGTCGGTGAGGGATTGAAAGAGCTTGAAGCTTTTAACTGGTTTTCGAACATATATGAGCTGGATTTTGATTATCTGGTGAATACGGGCAGAGATATTCCAACATTGCTTTTTATAGATGGCTCTTCGTATGATGAGAAAGTTTTGCAGGACTGGCTTTATGCTTTTACAAATATCATACTGATTAATAATAACCCCATCAGGGCTTTTATAATAAAAGGGTATTCAGAAGAGGTCAATACATTCAAGGGGTACTATCGGGTAATCGGTGGCCCGAAAAGTTCAAGGCAAATAATTCAAGAGGTTATCAACAGGATTGAATCGCAGCTTTCAAGAATCGTTGGAGTGAGCAGAAAAATAGTTGAACTGAAAAAAATGCTCGTTCTTTCCATGTTTTATGACGGAAGTGTGATGATACTGGGTAAAACCGGTACAGGAAAGAACCTCCTTGCCGAAGTGTTGGCTGAAGTATCCCCTCGCTGGAACAAACCTTTTTATTCCATGAATTGTGCGGCAATTCCAGAAACACTGCTTGAAAGCGAACTCTTTGGATACAAAAAGGGAGCTTTTACCGGAGCAGACACTGAAAAAAAGGGACTCATTGAACTGGCGAATACAGGTACACTTTTTCTCGATGAAATCGGTGATATGCCCGCGAATCTTCAAGCAAAGATATTGAGCATAACAGAAAATAGGGAGTTTTTTAAAATAGGCGATACACAGCCTAAAAGGGTTGATGTACGTTTTATTACTGCAACAAACAGAACAGAAGACACAGCACTCAGAAACGATCTCCGATTTAGATTGTCAGCCATAAAAATAGAGCTACCCCCTTTAAAGGAGCGTAAAGGTGATATTCCAATTATTTTTGATAACGTGCTTAAGAAAAAGGGATACTTGCTTACATTTAAGAATTTGCCCAATGAAATAAAAGATATATTCCTGGAGTATGACTATCCAGGAAATATCAGAGAATTGCTAAATATGATCGAAGAATATCTCACTGTTAATACTGTCGTTTATATGAAAACAACCAAAAACCTCGATGAACTAACTCATCTGTTGACTGAAGAGGCTAAAATTAGATATGTGACAAAGGGGCTTACCTATAAGGAGTTTCTTAATAGTCTGCACAAACTGATAACCCGAGAACTGCTTGAGCAGAGAATAAACGACCTGGAAGGAGATGTCAATCTCCTTTCAAGGGAATTTGGCCTGACACCCCGCAGGCTACGAGATTTAATTGCAAAACTCAGATCTGAGAAAAGTTCAGACTGA
- a CDS encoding carbohydrate ABC transporter permease, translated as MGVVFIKGSTRRKLIGFFILLPTLVSLGIFVYGFIGWTVRVSFSNWNSFSRLMKGEYVFVGLRNYFRLFEDPRFQTDLWNTFFFTLFFILGCLSLGILLASLLDKGLKGSRIFQNLFLFPMAISFVVTGTVWSWIFAPGILPKFPQGMNLLYKLLGLESLQWKWYTSTASIFNFNLALIPVIIAAIWQLSGYTMAMYLAGLRGIDQALIEAAKVDGASNRQIFWKIKFPILKPITLSAMIVLGHISLKIFDLVYSMTGSGPNNVTDVPAIYMFETTFRANKYATGSAIAMVMLVMVAIVIVPYLISSMKREVGK; from the coding sequence ATGGGGGTGGTTTTTATAAAAGGATCAACTCGCAGAAAGTTAATCGGCTTTTTCATACTCCTGCCAACCCTTGTTTCTCTGGGGATTTTCGTTTATGGATTTATAGGCTGGACAGTAAGGGTATCTTTTTCAAATTGGAACAGCTTTTCCAGATTGATGAAAGGTGAATATGTCTTTGTTGGGCTTAGAAATTATTTCCGGCTCTTTGAAGATCCGAGATTTCAAACGGACTTATGGAATACATTTTTCTTTACACTCTTTTTCATTTTGGGGTGCCTCTCACTGGGAATATTGCTGGCTTCGCTTCTTGACAAAGGTCTTAAAGGGTCAAGGATTTTCCAGAATTTGTTCCTTTTTCCAATGGCGATATCCTTTGTCGTAACAGGAACCGTTTGGAGCTGGATTTTCGCACCAGGCATTCTGCCAAAATTCCCCCAGGGAATGAACCTTCTCTATAAATTGCTGGGTCTTGAGTCTCTACAATGGAAATGGTATACGAGCACGGCTTCGATTTTTAATTTCAATCTCGCCTTAATTCCTGTTATAATAGCCGCTATATGGCAGTTATCCGGTTACACCATGGCTATGTATCTTGCAGGATTGAGGGGTATAGACCAAGCGCTCATTGAAGCGGCAAAAGTCGATGGCGCTTCCAACAGGCAGATTTTTTGGAAAATAAAGTTCCCCATTCTCAAACCAATTACGCTTAGCGCGATGATTGTTCTCGGGCATATCTCATTGAAGATCTTCGATCTGGTCTATTCAATGACCGGAAGCGGTCCTAACAATGTTACTGATGTTCCTGCAATATATATGTTTGAAACGACATTCAGGGCAAATAAATATGCTACTGGATCTGCAATAGCAATGGTAATGCTTGTCATGGTCGCTATTGTTATAGTGCCCTATCTTATCTCATCTATGAAAAGGGAAGTGGGCAAATGA
- a CDS encoding DegV family protein produces the protein MKFAIVTDSTCSLDQETLKKYDIHTVSLYINRDGSYFKASEIDLKKYSDEMLDPSFSSLTSQPSPNDFFEVFESLKADYDCILVPVISAKLSGTYSSAVVAAGMVDIPVKVIDSKLTSYALGALAINLRKLASEGRTLDEMLDYANQFHKKVRVIFSVDSLDHLYRGGRIGKAKVLIGSLLNLKPLIELSDGELKAAGTVRGNKKLLERLFSIATMPMAGHELKGVWILDVNRSDDSKFLFEKLKSNFNNVEARISTVEPVVLTHLGPSVIGIITEWKEKSV, from the coding sequence TTGAAATTTGCTATTGTTACAGACAGTACCTGTTCGCTTGATCAGGAAACTCTTAAAAAATATGACATCCACACTGTATCTCTCTATATCAACAGAGATGGTTCATACTTCAAAGCTTCTGAAATTGATCTGAAGAAATACAGTGATGAAATGCTAGATCCGAGCTTTTCGTCACTCACTTCTCAGCCTAGCCCCAACGATTTCTTTGAAGTTTTTGAGTCGCTAAAAGCAGATTATGATTGCATTCTCGTTCCAGTTATTTCTGCAAAATTGAGCGGTACTTATAGTTCAGCAGTGGTTGCGGCAGGAATGGTCGATATACCGGTAAAAGTTATAGACTCAAAATTAACGAGTTACGCTCTAGGGGCACTAGCTATAAATTTAAGAAAACTCGCAAGTGAAGGAAGAACACTGGACGAAATGCTTGATTACGCTAACCAGTTTCATAAAAAGGTCAGGGTAATTTTCTCTGTGGATTCTCTCGATCATTTATATCGCGGTGGCAGAATTGGAAAAGCAAAGGTTCTCATAGGAAGCCTTTTGAACTTGAAACCTTTAATTGAATTGTCGGATGGGGAACTCAAAGCAGCAGGAACAGTCAGGGGAAATAAAAAGCTTCTTGAAAGATTGTTTTCCATTGCTACAATGCCTATGGCTGGTCATGAGTTGAAAGGTGTCTGGATTCTTGATGTAAATCGCTCCGATGACAGCAAATTCCTTTTTGAAAAGTTGAAAAGCAATTTCAACAATGTCGAAGCCCGAATATCAACAGTTGAACCTGTCGTATTAACACATCTGGGACCTTCGGTTATCGGTATAATAACGGAATGGAAGGAAAAGTCAGTCTGA
- the ispD gene encoding 2-C-methyl-D-erythritol 4-phosphate cytidylyltransferase, which yields MKTAALIVAGGEGKRFGSPLPKQFVKLNGKEIFIRSVELFYQSSLIDCVVLVMHPDWVARALSILKNYGLKRVEVVAGGESRQQSVHKGLNALSRYKPHKVMIHDAARPLFNANQIEEILSYVKPGKGAVIAEKITDTIYQAEDGILLKVLDRRKLWKAQTPQCFIFEEILRAHEKALSDHFLDATDDATLYMKYGGEVTLLSSRSPNFKITAQTDLQIAESYLIKLEE from the coding sequence ATGAAAACTGCTGCGCTAATTGTTGCTGGTGGCGAGGGGAAGCGTTTCGGCTCCCCTCTCCCCAAGCAATTTGTAAAGCTTAATGGGAAAGAGATATTCATAAGGTCAGTTGAGTTGTTTTATCAGTCGTCTCTCATAGATTGTGTTGTGCTTGTCATGCATCCTGACTGGGTTGCAAGAGCACTAAGTATTCTGAAAAATTATGGGTTGAAAAGGGTAGAAGTAGTTGCAGGCGGTGAAAGCAGACAGCAATCAGTGCATAAAGGCCTGAATGCGCTGTCGCGATACAAACCCCATAAAGTCATGATCCATGATGCTGCTCGCCCCCTTTTTAATGCGAATCAAATTGAAGAGATATTATCATATGTTAAGCCCGGAAAAGGTGCGGTTATCGCTGAAAAAATAACCGATACCATCTATCAAGCAGAAGATGGAATTTTGTTAAAAGTATTGGATAGAAGAAAACTCTGGAAAGCTCAAACTCCTCAATGTTTTATTTTCGAAGAGATATTGAGAGCACATGAAAAAGCGCTGAGTGACCACTTTTTGGATGCAACAGATGACGCAACACTTTATATGAAATATGGAGGTGAGGTAACTCTTTTGAGTTCCCGTTCACCAAATTTCAAGATAACTGCACAAACTGATCTCCAAATCGCTGAATCTTATCTCATAAAGCTTGAAGAATGA
- a CDS encoding PhoH family protein, with protein sequence MPVRKIHIPKEVEMSELFGEYDRKARFLQKRFDVKLSIIGNEVWIKGEDSNVIEIVKDIVDELIEMNTDGHLVDWREFEYLVEQHEIMQKEETQFGGYYKEIKGTSVLTNKIKPKTVGQKRYIEIMRKNDIVFSIGPAGTGKTYLAVAMAVDFLKSGKVQRIILTRPAVEAGEKLGFLPGTLSEKVDPYLRPLYDALMDMLPMDRLNYYKDNGIVEVVPLAYMRGRTLNNSFIILDEAQNSTYQQMKMFLTRIGFNSRAVITGDITQIDLERNQDSGLVLVQRVLKNIDGISFVYLTDQDVVRNPLVKEIIKAYDLYEREERTDEKGD encoded by the coding sequence TTGCCTGTAAGAAAAATTCATATTCCAAAAGAAGTAGAAATGAGCGAATTGTTTGGCGAGTATGATCGTAAGGCTCGCTTCCTTCAAAAGAGATTCGATGTGAAACTTTCTATAATTGGCAATGAAGTATGGATAAAAGGAGAAGATTCTAACGTCATTGAAATCGTAAAAGATATAGTTGATGAACTAATTGAGATGAATACTGACGGGCATCTTGTTGACTGGAGGGAATTTGAGTACCTTGTAGAGCAACACGAAATAATGCAGAAGGAAGAAACGCAATTTGGAGGCTATTACAAAGAAATCAAAGGAACCAGCGTTCTAACCAACAAAATAAAGCCAAAAACGGTAGGCCAAAAAAGATATATAGAAATTATGAGAAAGAACGATATAGTGTTTTCTATAGGTCCTGCGGGGACTGGAAAGACTTATCTCGCAGTGGCTATGGCTGTTGACTTTTTGAAATCAGGTAAAGTGCAGAGAATTATACTCACAAGGCCCGCCGTTGAAGCCGGTGAAAAATTGGGCTTTTTACCCGGGACTCTTTCTGAAAAGGTAGACCCTTACCTTCGTCCGCTGTATGACGCCCTCATGGATATGCTTCCTATGGATAGGCTGAATTATTACAAAGACAACGGCATTGTTGAAGTCGTTCCCCTTGCTTACATGAGAGGCCGAACTTTGAACAATTCCTTCATTATACTTGACGAAGCCCAAAATTCAACTTATCAGCAAATGAAGATGTTTCTGACAAGAATAGGCTTCAACTCGCGAGCAGTTATTACCGGTGATATAACTCAAATAGACCTCGAGAGGAATCAAGACTCCGGTCTTGTGCTGGTTCAAAGAGTGCTGAAAAACATAGATGGAATTTCCTTTGTTTACCTAACAGATCAAGATGTTGTAAGAAACCCCCTCGTGAAAGAAATAATAAAGGCTTACGATTTATATGAAAGAGAGGAAAGAACTGATGAAAAAGGGGATTAA
- a CDS encoding HAD family hydrolase, with translation MIKLIIFDLGGVFYDNADVTSAISSDLGISVEQFLRYAKLSGLKEFSCGKISADQFWKRFHAVSGIKVLDELWGKHFKPILKEETHTLIQKLKAKFTVVAGSNTIEPHYEIMRNRRDFEIFDRVYASNIIGYSKPDPAFYKEILKAEKTNPIEAAFIDDTEANVLSARELGIKAIHYKDDIEIEKLFDEIILQAL, from the coding sequence CTGATTATTTTTGACCTTGGTGGTGTATTTTATGATAATGCTGATGTGACCTCTGCAATCTCCAGCGATCTTGGTATTAGTGTGGAGCAATTTTTGAGATACGCGAAATTATCTGGCTTGAAGGAATTTAGTTGCGGGAAGATATCTGCCGATCAATTCTGGAAAAGGTTTCATGCTGTATCCGGTATAAAGGTACTGGATGAACTATGGGGAAAACACTTCAAGCCAATCCTCAAAGAAGAAACCCATACTCTTATTCAAAAGCTCAAAGCGAAATTCACGGTTGTAGCGGGCTCAAACACCATCGAACCTCATTATGAAATAATGAGAAACCGCAGGGATTTTGAGATTTTTGACCGTGTATACGCGTCGAATATCATTGGTTATTCCAAACCAGATCCCGCATTTTACAAAGAAATTCTAAAAGCAGAGAAGACAAACCCGATTGAAGCTGCTTTTATTGACGATACTGAGGCAAATGTGCTCTCAGCTAGAGAGCTTGGTATAAAGGCAATTCATTATAAAGATGACATTGAAATCGAAAAGCTTTTTGATGAGATCATTCTTCAAGCTTTATGA
- a CDS encoding ABC transporter substrate-binding protein — protein sequence MKKVIVILAVLLFSYLAFGQNQLEIFSWWTGGGEEEGLLALYDVFHKYYPDVEIINATVAGGAGTNAKAVLKTRMLGGNPPDSFQVHGGMELIDTYVVTGMMEPITGLLEQWGIKDKFPADILRICSYEGEVYSIPVNVHRGNVVFYNKAILEEVGIKEVPETWPEFIEVLKKIKAAGYVPLALGDKNKWTATHLFEDILLSTLGAYNYNGLWNGRTSFDHQGIKEALEIFKELMNYVNENHASLTWQDATLLVFEGKAAFNVMGDWAEGYLKTLGWTPGKEFGWMTVPGTKGSFMVVTDTFGLPKNAPHRENAIKWLKIISSVEGQDTFNPIKGSIPARIDADRSLYDDYLTWSMNDFATNALCPSIIHGSAAPEGFATALNDTLNMFITTKDVKKALREIIYAAEDYLE from the coding sequence ATGAAAAAGGTGATAGTGATTTTAGCAGTTCTGCTTTTCTCTTATCTTGCTTTTGGGCAAAATCAACTTGAAATTTTCAGCTGGTGGACTGGTGGAGGCGAAGAGGAAGGATTACTTGCTCTTTACGACGTATTCCATAAGTACTACCCGGATGTTGAGATTATAAACGCAACCGTTGCTGGCGGTGCAGGAACCAATGCAAAGGCCGTATTGAAGACAAGAATGCTTGGTGGTAATCCTCCTGATTCCTTCCAGGTGCACGGTGGCATGGAGCTAATTGATACCTATGTTGTCACCGGAATGATGGAACCTATTACAGGGCTTTTGGAACAATGGGGAATAAAGGATAAGTTCCCTGCTGATATCCTGCGAATTTGCAGCTATGAAGGCGAGGTTTACTCAATACCTGTAAACGTTCACAGGGGAAATGTCGTCTTCTATAACAAAGCGATTCTTGAGGAAGTGGGTATTAAAGAAGTCCCCGAAACATGGCCTGAATTCATTGAGGTACTCAAGAAAATAAAAGCTGCAGGATATGTTCCGCTTGCTCTGGGCGACAAAAACAAGTGGACGGCTACTCACCTATTTGAAGATATTCTCCTTTCCACTCTTGGAGCATATAACTACAACGGTTTATGGAATGGACGGACTTCCTTCGATCACCAGGGAATAAAAGAAGCCCTTGAGATTTTCAAAGAACTTATGAACTACGTAAATGAAAACCATGCATCCCTTACCTGGCAGGATGCAACTTTGCTTGTCTTTGAAGGCAAAGCAGCCTTCAATGTGATGGGAGACTGGGCTGAAGGCTATTTGAAGACCCTCGGGTGGACACCCGGAAAGGAATTTGGTTGGATGACCGTTCCCGGAACAAAAGGTTCTTTTATGGTCGTAACAGACACTTTTGGGCTACCTAAAAACGCTCCGCACAGAGAAAATGCCATCAAATGGCTAAAGATAATTTCTTCGGTGGAAGGGCAGGATACCTTCAACCCGATAAAAGGATCCATTCCCGCAAGAATTGATGCCGACAGGAGCCTTTACGATGATTACCTTACCTGGTCGATGAATGACTTTGCAACTAATGCTCTCTGTCCATCCATAATCCATGGTTCAGCAGCCCCGGAAGGATTTGCTACCGCATTGAACGATACGCTGAACATGTTCATAACAACCAAAGATGTTAAGAAAGCTCTCAGAGAAATAATTTACGCTGCTGAAGATTACCTCGAATAA
- a CDS encoding carbohydrate ABC transporter permease, with amino-acid sequence MNRANKIFTYILLVIFAAFFLIPIYVLISTSFKPLQEVSLEKMWFLPTRPSLDGFEKAFSKLSPNLKNSFILVIPATIISALVGSINGYVLSKIKFKGSNLLFTLILFGMFIPYQSVLFPVIRFLQSINLYGSIWGLVVLHIIYGLPITTLIFRNYYAEVPTELIEAAHIDGAGIFKAYWKVLFPISLPGFVVVIIWQFTNIWNEFLFAVTVTSDPTKQPITVALVNLAGSKVVEWNVQMAGALLAALPTLLVYVLLGKYFLRGLLAGSVKG; translated from the coding sequence ATGAATAGAGCAAACAAGATATTTACATACATCCTGCTGGTCATTTTTGCTGCGTTTTTCCTCATCCCAATATACGTTTTGATTTCCACGAGCTTCAAACCATTGCAGGAAGTTAGCCTTGAAAAAATGTGGTTCCTGCCTACCAGGCCTTCCCTGGACGGTTTTGAGAAGGCTTTCAGCAAGCTATCACCAAACCTGAAAAACAGTTTTATTCTTGTAATACCGGCTACGATTATTTCCGCATTAGTAGGATCAATAAATGGATATGTGCTTTCAAAAATAAAGTTCAAGGGATCTAACCTTTTGTTCACTTTAATACTTTTTGGTATGTTCATCCCCTATCAAAGCGTGCTTTTCCCTGTGATTCGATTTTTACAGAGTATCAATTTGTATGGCTCAATATGGGGGCTGGTTGTCCTTCATATTATTTACGGGCTTCCTATTACAACACTCATTTTCAGGAATTACTATGCCGAAGTACCCACAGAGCTCATAGAAGCTGCCCATATAGATGGTGCGGGTATCTTTAAGGCTTATTGGAAGGTTTTGTTTCCCATATCACTTCCCGGTTTTGTGGTAGTCATAATATGGCAATTCACGAACATATGGAACGAATTCCTCTTTGCTGTTACTGTAACCAGTGATCCCACAAAGCAACCAATCACCGTTGCCCTTGTAAACCTTGCCGGGAGTAAAGTCGTGGAGTGGAACGTACAAATGGCGGGGGCTCTGCTTGCAGCCCTTCCAACTCTGCTGGTTTATGTCTTATTGGGAAAATATTTTTTAAGGGGTCTTCTCGCAGGTTCAGTAAAAGGGTGA
- a CDS encoding DUF1015 domain-containing protein, giving the protein MSVVKPFRAVRPKPDLVENVSCPPYDVVSYEEAKEFGKLPESFMHVIRAEIDLPPDVPHYGEPVYEKARENLEKMIKSGILVIEDKPAYYIYWQKMADHTQTGIVGCASVDEYQSGAIKKHELTRQDKEDDRAKHVHTVGANTGPVFLTFKADRDFNELLEELKNRLFPLYDFTDENGVQHKVFPVYEQKDIEKIKKAFEKIPALYIADGHHRAASASRVREIMKSQNSNHTGEEEYNYFLSVIFPHSQLQVLDYNRVVKDLNGLSEEEFIKKLEEAFEIERASVAPYKPAKKHEFGMYLSGKWYVLHAKENSFDAADPVARLDVSILQKNLLEPILGIENPRKDPRIDFIGGIRGLKTLEERVDRGWAVAFALYPTSLEDLMEVADMGMVMPPKSTWFEPKLRSGLFVHLLK; this is encoded by the coding sequence GTGTCCGTAGTTAAACCATTCAGGGCTGTAAGGCCAAAACCGGATCTTGTTGAAAACGTGAGTTGTCCGCCATATGATGTAGTAAGTTACGAAGAGGCAAAGGAATTCGGAAAGCTTCCAGAAAGCTTCATGCATGTTATCAGGGCGGAAATTGATCTTCCCCCTGATGTTCCGCATTATGGAGAACCCGTTTACGAAAAAGCACGGGAAAATCTGGAAAAAATGATAAAATCGGGGATTTTGGTCATAGAAGACAAACCCGCATATTATATCTACTGGCAAAAAATGGCCGACCATACTCAAACAGGTATAGTGGGTTGCGCTTCAGTTGATGAATATCAGTCGGGAGCGATAAAGAAACATGAACTTACAAGACAGGACAAAGAAGATGATAGGGCAAAGCATGTACACACTGTTGGGGCAAACACAGGCCCTGTATTTCTCACTTTCAAAGCAGATAGAGATTTTAATGAACTTCTCGAAGAATTGAAAAACAGGCTTTTCCCACTATATGATTTTACAGATGAAAATGGAGTTCAGCATAAAGTATTCCCTGTTTATGAGCAGAAAGATATAGAAAAAATCAAAAAAGCCTTCGAAAAAATCCCAGCCCTTTATATAGCCGATGGCCATCATAGAGCTGCTTCTGCTTCAAGGGTAAGAGAAATCATGAAATCTCAAAATTCCAATCACACAGGCGAAGAAGAGTACAATTACTTCCTTTCTGTGATCTTCCCGCATTCTCAGTTACAGGTTCTGGATTACAACAGGGTAGTTAAAGACCTCAACGGACTGTCAGAAGAAGAATTTATTAAGAAATTGGAAGAGGCATTTGAAATAGAACGGGCTTCTGTCGCTCCTTATAAGCCAGCCAAAAAGCATGAATTTGGCATGTATCTATCAGGTAAGTGGTATGTACTGCATGCCAAAGAAAATAGCTTTGATGCTGCTGATCCTGTGGCAAGGCTTGATGTTTCTATACTTCAGAAGAACCTTCTTGAGCCTATCCTCGGAATCGAGAATCCAAGAAAGGATCCCAGAATAGATTTTATAGGCGGCATTAGAGGTCTGAAAACCCTTGAAGAAAGGGTAGACAGAGGGTGGGCAGTGGCTTTTGCCTTATATCCAACTTCTCTGGAAGACCTCATGGAAGTAGCAGATATGGGAATGGTCATGCCACCAAAATCCACCTGGTTTGAACCCAAATTAAGAAGCGGTCTCTTTGTGCATCTGTTGAAATGA
- a CDS encoding HDIG domain-containing metalloprotein translates to MKKGIKRKNHFRPFRFETITNYLLFPTLMVLLMNLFYLDWPRNPFISFVGSIIFWYLFAETSFKRSDYFKLHRTYRYVVFTVITLGILLNAAFSYFISPNYSVSLSPIFLCVTILTILIGYEEGLASGLYLAFMTTTVNSFSIEDFVVLSVVALFSALLTRRILRRIHIARAGFEVGAIFLSLRVVYYIFNMKFNMMDLTFSFLNPVISSIIAVGIIPYIEYVSRIYSDVGLLELGNLSHPLLKELSMNAPGTYYHSVAIANLAEAAAEMIGVNAVLARVASYFHDIGKTRRPQYFTENQRDINPHDGLTPSMSSLVINEHVKLGVELARKYRLPLLVEDVIREHHGTRVKKYFYHKAKNFGEANIENFKYPGPKPQFKESGIIMLADSVEAAFKSLKDPSLGKIKELVEDIVNGIYNERQLDQSGLNLSDLEEIIDAFTRVLVNTSQSRIEYPREKVEKVVISDENRNRKPNSKDNQS, encoded by the coding sequence ATGAAAAAGGGGATTAAGAGAAAAAATCATTTCAGGCCCTTTAGATTTGAAACGATAACGAACTATCTGCTCTTTCCAACCCTGATGGTACTGCTTATGAACCTGTTTTATCTTGACTGGCCCCGGAATCCTTTCATATCCTTTGTCGGCTCGATAATTTTCTGGTATCTTTTTGCTGAAACCAGCTTTAAGCGCAGTGATTACTTCAAGTTACATAGAACATATAGATATGTCGTCTTTACCGTTATAACATTGGGAATACTTCTAAACGCAGCCTTTTCTTATTTCATATCCCCTAATTACTCGGTGAGTCTATCCCCGATTTTTCTTTGTGTAACCATTCTAACCATTCTAATTGGTTATGAAGAAGGTCTTGCTTCCGGACTCTATCTTGCATTTATGACCACTACGGTTAACAGTTTTTCCATAGAGGATTTTGTCGTTCTATCCGTGGTTGCTCTTTTCTCTGCCCTCTTAACGAGGAGAATACTCAGAAGAATCCACATAGCTCGTGCAGGCTTTGAAGTTGGTGCTATATTTCTGTCGCTGAGGGTTGTATACTATATTTTCAACATGAAATTCAATATGATGGATTTGACCTTTTCTTTCTTAAATCCGGTAATATCCTCAATAATCGCCGTAGGTATCATTCCATATATCGAATATGTCAGCAGGATATACTCCGATGTTGGCTTACTGGAACTTGGAAATCTTTCACATCCGCTCTTAAAGGAACTCTCCATGAACGCACCCGGTACTTATTATCATAGTGTAGCCATCGCCAATCTGGCTGAAGCGGCTGCGGAAATGATAGGCGTAAATGCTGTGCTTGCAAGAGTTGCTTCATATTTTCATGATATTGGAAAGACAAGAAGGCCCCAGTACTTCACGGAAAATCAGCGCGACATTAACCCTCACGATGGACTGACGCCTTCAATGTCAAGCCTTGTTATCAACGAGCATGTTAAACTCGGTGTAGAACTTGCAAGAAAGTACAGACTGCCCCTGCTGGTTGAAGATGTCATAAGAGAGCATCACGGCACGCGTGTGAAGAAGTATTTCTATCACAAAGCAAAGAATTTTGGCGAAGCAAACATCGAAAATTTCAAATATCCCGGACCGAAACCTCAATTTAAGGAGTCTGGCATTATCATGCTTGCTGACTCTGTGGAAGCTGCCTTTAAAAGCCTTAAAGACCCTTCTCTTGGAAAGATTAAGGAACTTGTAGAAGACATTGTGAATGGCATTTACAACGAAAGGCAGCTCGATCAGAGCGGGCTAAATCTCAGCGATCTCGAAGAGATAATAGATGCTTTTACTCGCGTTCTGGTAAACACCAGCCAGAGCCGAATTGAATATCCCCGAGAAAAGGTGGAAAAGGTGGTGATTTCCGATGAAAATCGCAATAGAAAACCAAACAGCAAAGATAATCAATCTTGA